A portion of the Cellulophaga algicola DSM 14237 genome contains these proteins:
- a CDS encoding WcaF family extracellular polysaccharide biosynthesis acetyltransferase: MDNFNSKVQLNDFDSTLGLNRGASRMKELFWYIIKVFFFLSALPYPSALKVWLLKQFGAEIGIGVVIKPRVNIHFPWKLKVGDHVWIGEEAFLLNFELLTIGNHVCISQRSFLCGGNHDFRNPAMPYRNGPITLKDGSWVGACCFIGPNVTIGTDTVITVGSTIVNNQEPNKVVTQIPISQEKIRWKS; encoded by the coding sequence ATGGACAATTTTAACTCAAAGGTACAGTTAAATGATTTTGACTCCACACTAGGTTTAAACCGTGGAGCAAGTCGGATGAAAGAACTATTTTGGTACATCATTAAAGTTTTCTTTTTCTTAAGTGCTTTACCTTACCCAAGTGCATTAAAGGTATGGTTATTAAAGCAATTTGGTGCAGAAATCGGGATCGGTGTGGTTATCAAACCTAGAGTTAATATCCATTTCCCATGGAAACTGAAGGTAGGCGATCATGTATGGATTGGAGAAGAAGCCTTTTTACTCAATTTTGAGTTATTAACCATTGGCAATCATGTTTGTATTTCACAACGCAGCTTTTTATGCGGAGGAAACCATGATTTCCGCAACCCTGCAATGCCCTATAGAAATGGCCCAATTACGTTAAAAGATGGTTCTTGGGTAGGTGCCTGTTGCTTTATTGGCCCTAATGTTACCATTGGCACAGATACGGTGATTACAGTAGGTTCTACAATTGTAAATAATCAAGAACCAAATAAAGTAGTCACACAAATACCTATCAGCCAAGAAAAAATAAGGTGGAAGTCATAA
- a CDS encoding GNAT family N-acetyltransferase produces MKITYTTSKTTEELTQILVLQQANLYRNVSNEEKLAEGFLTVEHSFELLKEMNDVCPHTIAIDEQGNLAGYAMSMHPSFKDKIDVLKPMFDVIDPLIATEEKYMLMGQICVSKNHRKQGAFRGLYTHMKNELKHDYDSIITEIDALNSRSMEAHKAVGFEEMVRYHANEGSNVKLGEKLYL; encoded by the coding sequence ATGAAAATCACCTATACAACATCAAAAACCACCGAAGAACTAACACAAATATTAGTTTTACAGCAAGCAAACCTCTACCGTAACGTCTCAAACGAAGAAAAATTGGCAGAAGGCTTTCTTACCGTTGAACATTCTTTTGAACTTTTAAAAGAAATGAATGATGTTTGTCCACATACGATAGCCATAGATGAACAAGGAAACCTAGCGGGGTACGCCATGAGTATGCACCCCTCATTTAAGGATAAAATTGACGTTCTTAAGCCCATGTTTGACGTTATTGATCCATTGATAGCTACAGAAGAAAAATACATGCTTATGGGGCAAATTTGTGTATCTAAGAATCATAGAAAGCAAGGAGCTTTCCGGGGGCTATATACACACATGAAAAATGAATTGAAGCATGATTATGACAGTATTATAACAGAAATAGATGCTTTAAATAGCAGATCTATGGAGGCGCATAAAGCCGTAGGATTTGAAGAAATGGTCAGATACCATGCTAATGAGGGGTCAAACGTAAAACTTGGGGAGAAACTTTATCTTTGA
- a CDS encoding ISAon1 family transposase N-terminal region protein — translation MDIELVRYLLPEGVLDYFEIVSHQSSEGKVHFYLEEKNVLPKEHQTELAHSKGFLPEITVEDFPLRGKSVLLHIKRRRWTLMDTGKIIKRDWGLIAKGTRITSEFASFLKGIA, via the coding sequence TTGGATATAGAATTAGTGCGGTATTTGTTGCCGGAAGGCGTATTGGATTACTTTGAAATTGTAAGCCATCAATCATCAGAAGGTAAGGTTCATTTTTACTTAGAAGAAAAGAACGTGCTACCCAAAGAGCACCAAACAGAATTAGCCCATTCCAAAGGCTTCTTACCGGAGATAACAGTTGAGGACTTCCCTCTAAGAGGTAAATCGGTACTGCTCCATATAAAGCGTAGGCGCTGGACTCTTATGGATACGGGAAAAATTATAAAAAGAGATTGGGGTTTAATAGCAAAAGGCACTCGGATAACCAGCGAATTTGCCTCTTTTTTAAAAGGTATCGCTTGA
- a CDS encoding ISAon1 family transposase N-terminal region protein has protein sequence MDIELVRYLLPEGVLDYFEIVSHQSSEGKVHFYLEEKNVLPKEHQTELAHSKGFLPEITVEDFPLRGKSVLLHIKRRRWTLMDTGQIIKRDWGLIAKGTRITSEFASFLKGIA, from the coding sequence TTGGATATAGAATTAGTGCGGTATTTGTTGCCGGAAGGCGTATTGGATTACTTTGAAATTGTAAGCCATCAATCATCAGAAGGTAAGGTTCATTTTTACTTAGAAGAAAAGAACGTGCTACCCAAAGAGCACCAAACAGAATTAGCCCATTCCAAAGGCTTCTTACCGGAGATAACAGTTGAGGACTTCCCTCTAAGAGGTAAATCGGTACTGCTCCATATAAAGCGTAGGCGCTGGACTCTTATGGATACGGGACAAATTATAAAAAGAGATTGGGGTTTAATAGCTAAAGGCACTCGGATAACCAGCGAATTTGCCTCTTTTTTAAAAGGTATCGCTTGA
- a CDS encoding ISAon1 family transposase — MNGKALQYHYKNHLSDFKDWPQKEHSQKWLLFGKNLGYYLSLDETSLSNGELYTILTNKGANGKKGSIVAIVKGTKADDVISVLNKIPVERRNIVKEVTVDMAGNMNLIAKKCFPRTEIVTDRFHVQKLASEAVQEERIRLRWEVIEIENKAIEEARKTEKTHRPELLENGDTHRQLLARSRYVLFKPKTKWTAGQIERAEIVFRLYPTIEKAYKLAQALSYIYENNTNKDVARLKLAQWYNEVENSNFKSFNTIARSIQMHYKPILNYFNNRSTNASAESFNAKIKEFRTMFRGVRDVKFFLFRLTKLYA; from the coding sequence ATTAATGGCAAAGCCCTACAGTATCACTACAAAAACCATCTTAGCGACTTCAAGGATTGGCCCCAAAAGGAACATTCACAAAAGTGGTTGCTCTTTGGAAAAAATTTAGGTTACTATTTAAGTTTAGATGAAACCTCTTTGTCCAACGGTGAACTCTACACGATTCTAACCAATAAAGGCGCTAACGGAAAGAAAGGTAGCATAGTGGCCATTGTCAAGGGAACCAAAGCGGATGACGTCATCAGTGTGCTTAATAAAATCCCTGTGGAAAGACGAAATATAGTCAAAGAAGTTACTGTCGATATGGCTGGAAATATGAATTTGATCGCTAAAAAATGTTTCCCCAGAACAGAGATCGTGACCGATAGATTCCATGTTCAAAAATTAGCCTCAGAAGCAGTCCAAGAAGAACGTATCCGATTAAGATGGGAAGTTATAGAAATAGAAAACAAAGCCATTGAAGAAGCTCGAAAAACAGAAAAAACACATAGACCAGAACTTCTCGAAAACGGAGATACCCATAGACAGTTGCTGGCCAGAAGTCGATATGTATTATTTAAACCAAAGACCAAATGGACTGCAGGACAAATAGAAAGAGCGGAAATAGTGTTTCGACTTTACCCAACTATTGAAAAAGCCTATAAGTTGGCCCAAGCATTAAGCTATATCTATGAAAATAATACGAATAAGGATGTAGCAAGACTAAAATTGGCACAGTGGTATAACGAAGTAGAAAACTCAAATTTTAAGTCGTTCAACACCATTGCAAGGTCTATACAAATGCATTACAAACCAATTTTGAACTATTTTAATAACAGGAGCACCAATGCTTCCGCGGAATCCTTTAATGCTAAAATTAAAGAGTTCAGGACGATGTTTAGAGGCGTAAGAGATGTTAAGTTTTTCTTGTTTAGACTAACAAAATTATATGCCTAA
- a CDS encoding ISAon1 family transposase: protein MIRYYLSLDETSLSNGELYTILTNKGANGKKGSIVAIIKGTKADDVISVLNKIPVERRNIVKEVTVDMAGNMNLIAKKCFPRTEIVTDRFHVQKLASEAVQEERIRLRWEVIEIENKAIEEARKTEKTHRPELLANGDTHRQLLARSRYVLFKPKTKWTAGQIERAEILFRLYPTIEKAYKLAQALSYIYENNTNKDVARLKLAQWYNEVENSNFKSFNTIARSIQMHYKPILNYFNNRSTNASAESFNAKIKEFRTMIRGVRDVKFFLFRLTKLYA from the coding sequence TTGATCCGTTACTATTTAAGTTTAGATGAAACCTCTTTGTCCAACGGTGAACTCTACACGATTCTAACCAATAAAGGCGCTAACGGAAAGAAAGGTAGCATAGTGGCCATTATCAAGGGAACCAAAGCGGATGACGTCATCAGTGTGCTTAATAAAATCCCTGTGGAAAGACGAAATATAGTCAAAGAAGTTACTGTCGATATGGCTGGAAATATGAATTTGATCGCTAAAAAATGTTTCCCCAGAACAGAGATCGTGACCGATAGATTCCATGTTCAAAAATTAGCCTCAGAAGCAGTCCAAGAAGAACGTATCCGATTAAGATGGGAAGTTATAGAAATAGAAAACAAAGCCATTGAAGAAGCTCGAAAAACAGAAAAAACACATAGACCAGAACTTCTCGCTAACGGAGATACCCATAGACAGTTGCTGGCCAGAAGTCGATATGTATTATTTAAACCAAAGACCAAATGGACTGCAGGACAAATAGAAAGAGCGGAAATATTGTTTCGACTTTACCCAACTATTGAAAAAGCCTATAAGTTGGCCCAAGCATTAAGCTATATCTATGAAAATAATACGAATAAGGATGTAGCAAGACTAAAATTGGCACAGTGGTATAACGAAGTAGAAAACTCAAATTTTAAGTCGTTCAACACTATTGCAAGATCTATACAAATGCATTACAAACCGATTTTGAACTATTTTAATAACAGGAGCACCAATGCTTCCGCGGAATCCTTTAATGCTAAAATTAAAGAGTTCAGGACGATGATTAGAGGCGTAAGAGATGTTAAGTTTTTCTTGTTTAGACTAACAAAATTATATGCCTAA
- a CDS encoding F0F1 ATP synthase subunit epsilon has product MYLEIVSPEATLFSGEVTSVTVPGINGEFQMLANHAPIVSLLQDGVVKIQGNNVVIEAAYKTKFSKSATGAITLAISSGTVEMKDNKVIVLAD; this is encoded by the coding sequence ATGTATTTAGAAATCGTATCACCAGAAGCCACCTTATTTTCAGGAGAAGTTACTTCAGTAACGGTACCTGGTATCAATGGTGAGTTTCAAATGTTAGCGAATCACGCCCCTATTGTTTCTTTATTACAAGATGGCGTAGTTAAAATTCAAGGCAACAATGTGGTTATTGAAGCAGCTTATAAAACAAAATTTTCTAAGTCGGCTACAGGAGCAATAACATTAGCCATCTCTAGCGGTACTGTTGAAATGAAAGATAACAAAGTGATCGTTCTAGCAGACTAA
- the atpD gene encoding F0F1 ATP synthase subunit beta — translation MSKVTGKVSQIIGPVVDVEFQSGSELPKIYDSLEIKKKDGSLLVLEVQSHIGENSVRTISMDSTDGLSRGTEVVATGSAIQMPVGDDVYGRLFNVIGDAIDGLGDLPKAGKDGLPIHREAPKFEDLSTSTEVLFTGIKVIDLIEPYAKGGKIGLFGGAGVGKTVLIQELINNIAKGHGGLSVFAGVGERTREGNDLLREMLESGIIKYGDDFMHSMEEGGWDLSKVDKKVMKDSKATFVFGQMNEPPGARARVALSGLTIAEYFRDGAGEGQGKDVLFFVDNIFRFTQAGSEVSALLGRMPSAVGYQPTLATEMGAMQERITSTKRGSITSVQAVYVPADDLTDPAPATTFAHLDATTVLSRKIAELGIYPAVDPLDSTSRILTADILGKEHYACAQNVKELLQRYKELQDIIAILGMEELSEEDKLAVGRARRVQRFLSQPFHVAEQFTGLKGVLVDIKETIKGFNMIMDGELDHLPESAFNLKGTIEEAIEAGEKMLAEA, via the coding sequence ATGTCTAAAGTTACAGGTAAAGTTTCCCAAATAATTGGGCCGGTTGTTGATGTTGAATTTCAATCAGGTTCAGAACTTCCAAAAATCTATGATTCTCTAGAGATCAAGAAAAAGGATGGTTCTCTTTTAGTATTAGAAGTTCAATCTCACATTGGCGAGAATTCCGTTAGAACTATTTCTATGGATTCTACGGATGGTTTAAGTAGAGGGACAGAAGTTGTTGCTACCGGTAGTGCAATACAAATGCCAGTTGGCGATGATGTATACGGCCGTTTGTTCAACGTAATCGGAGATGCTATCGATGGTCTTGGAGATCTACCTAAAGCAGGTAAAGATGGTCTTCCAATTCACAGAGAAGCTCCAAAATTTGAAGATCTATCAACGTCTACTGAAGTACTTTTTACAGGTATCAAAGTAATCGATTTAATTGAGCCTTATGCAAAAGGTGGTAAAATTGGATTATTTGGTGGTGCAGGTGTTGGTAAAACAGTATTGATTCAAGAGCTTATTAACAACATTGCAAAAGGTCACGGTGGTCTTTCTGTATTTGCTGGCGTAGGAGAACGTACTCGTGAGGGTAATGATTTACTTCGTGAGATGTTAGAATCTGGGATTATAAAATACGGTGATGATTTCATGCACTCTATGGAAGAAGGTGGATGGGATTTGTCTAAAGTAGATAAAAAAGTAATGAAAGATTCAAAAGCGACTTTCGTTTTTGGTCAGATGAATGAACCTCCTGGAGCACGTGCGCGTGTTGCTTTATCTGGTTTAACTATCGCAGAATATTTCCGTGATGGTGCAGGTGAAGGTCAAGGGAAAGATGTTTTATTCTTCGTAGATAATATTTTCCGTTTTACGCAAGCAGGATCAGAGGTATCGGCACTTTTAGGTCGTATGCCATCTGCAGTAGGGTATCAACCAACTTTGGCAACAGAGATGGGAGCTATGCAAGAGCGTATTACATCAACAAAAAGAGGTTCTATTACTTCAGTACAGGCGGTTTACGTTCCTGCAGATGATTTAACAGATCCAGCACCAGCAACTACGTTCGCGCATTTAGATGCAACAACAGTACTTTCTCGTAAAATTGCAGAGCTAGGTATTTACCCAGCGGTAGATCCTTTAGATTCTACATCTAGAATTTTAACGGCAGACATTTTAGGAAAAGAACACTATGCATGTGCTCAAAATGTAAAAGAGTTATTGCAACGTTATAAAGAGCTTCAAGATATTATTGCCATCTTAGGGATGGAAGAATTATCTGAAGAAGATAAATTAGCAGTAGGTAGAGCACGTCGTGTACAACGTTTCTTATCTCAACCTTTCCACGTAGCAGAGCAGTTTACTGGTCTAAAAGGAGTATTGGTAGATATTAAAGAAACCATCAAAGGATTTAATATGATTATGGATGGTGAGTTAGATCACTTACCAGAATCTGCATTTAACCTTAAAGGTACTATCGAAGAAGCTATTGAAGCTGGTGAGAAAATGCTAGCAGAAGCTTAA
- a CDS encoding SGNH/GDSL hydrolase family protein codes for MKNIKYILLSAVSLTFFACNDIEDVDRVEAELMVDAPALVAGSADFSKFVAVGNSLTAGFTDNALFIASQENSLPNMLSQKFALIGGGDFTQPLMNDNVGGIAIAGNRILQPRLVFDISTSTPVSLDDLSSTPVTVSTDLAFNNPTGPFNNMGVPGAKSFHLLAPGYGNIANLAPQLANPYFVRMTGTTPNASVLDLTLAQQPSFFSLWIGNNDVLGYALSGGDGSSALTPVEGAAGVGFSATYATLIGALTANGAKGVVANIPNVTSIPHFTTVPFSPLSPANPLFGPQIPTLNGVFGQLNQVFAFLESQGVTGATSRQIVFSETAASAVVVKDESLTDLSAQITAVLSASDTFPVFVQSFGLPAQAAPLVASLFGNIYGQARQATAADLLVLPSSAIIGKVNASSVLFLQGQGLSEALATQFSLEGITLPLADKWVLLPSEQEEIATAVSAFNSIIAENASQAGLALVDVNSILSELASSGISTGDFILTSKLATGGAFSLDGVHPTARGYSFLANEFMKAIDVTYGSNFEASGSLLNPADYPTNYAAGLQ; via the coding sequence ATGAAGAATATAAAATATATCCTGTTGTCTGCGGTGTCACTTACTTTTTTTGCCTGTAATGATATTGAAGATGTAGATAGAGTAGAGGCAGAGTTAATGGTAGATGCTCCTGCACTTGTAGCGGGTTCTGCAGACTTTTCTAAATTTGTAGCTGTAGGAAATTCATTAACAGCGGGTTTTACAGATAATGCATTATTTATTGCATCACAAGAAAACTCATTGCCGAATATGTTATCTCAGAAATTTGCATTAATAGGTGGTGGAGATTTTACGCAACCTTTAATGAATGACAATGTTGGGGGAATTGCTATTGCAGGAAATCGAATTTTACAACCTCGGTTGGTATTTGATATTAGTACATCTACACCGGTAAGTTTAGATGATTTATCAAGTACGCCAGTTACGGTAAGTACAGATTTAGCATTTAATAATCCTACGGGTCCATTTAATAATATGGGCGTTCCTGGAGCAAAAAGTTTTCATTTGTTAGCGCCGGGTTATGGTAACATCGCAAATTTGGCACCGCAATTAGCGAATCCGTATTTTGTTCGTATGACAGGAACAACACCAAATGCTAGTGTATTAGATTTAACATTAGCACAACAGCCAAGTTTCTTTTCCTTATGGATTGGTAATAATGATGTTCTTGGCTATGCGTTATCTGGTGGTGATGGGTCAAGTGCGTTAACTCCTGTAGAAGGAGCAGCAGGAGTAGGGTTTAGTGCAACATATGCTACATTAATTGGTGCTTTAACAGCAAATGGCGCAAAAGGAGTTGTGGCTAACATACCTAATGTAACGAGTATTCCGCATTTTACTACGGTACCATTTAGTCCTTTAAGTCCGGCTAACCCATTATTTGGTCCTCAGATACCAACATTAAATGGAGTTTTCGGTCAATTAAATCAAGTATTTGCTTTTTTAGAGAGTCAGGGAGTTACTGGTGCTACGTCGCGTCAGATCGTTTTTTCAGAAACCGCGGCTAGTGCAGTGGTGGTTAAAGATGAATCGTTAACGGATTTGTCTGCACAGATTACAGCAGTATTAAGTGCTAGTGATACATTTCCAGTATTTGTACAATCCTTTGGTTTGCCGGCACAAGCGGCTCCTTTAGTTGCGAGTCTTTTTGGGAATATTTACGGTCAAGCAAGGCAAGCAACTGCGGCAGATTTATTGGTATTGCCAAGTTCTGCGATTATAGGTAAAGTTAATGCAAGTTCTGTTTTATTCTTGCAAGGACAAGGTTTGTCAGAAGCTTTGGCTACGCAATTTTCATTAGAAGGTATCACATTGCCTTTAGCAGATAAATGGGTATTATTACCTAGTGAGCAAGAAGAGATTGCTACAGCAGTAAGTGCATTTAATAGTATCATTGCAGAGAATGCGAGTCAGGCTGGTTTAGCTTTAGTAGATGTAAATAGTATTTTAAGTGAGTTGGCTTCTTCGGGAATTTCAACAGGAGACTTTATACTAACGTCTAAGTTAGCTACGGGTGGTGCTTTTTCTTTAGATGGGGTGCATCCAACAGCTAGAGGGTATTCATTTTTAGCGAATGAATTCATGAAAGCAATAGATGTTACTTATGGTTCTAATTTTGAAGCTTCGGGTTCTTTATTGAATCCTGCAGATTATCCAACAAACTATGCTGCTGGTTTACAGTAG
- a CDS encoding TonB-dependent receptor produces MKTTMYVFFLLVGTLGFSQTTVKGNVVDQDGQPIPGSNVVIVGKTVGTVTDFDGNFVLETSEVPPFKLKISSIGYSESTVSITKNNQNVSASLNESQTLLDEIVISASRTPERIFESPVTVERFGIEQIKNTTAADFYGGLENLKGVDVNTNSLTFKSVNTRGFATFANTRFMQLVDGMDNSTPALNFPIGNLVGMIETDVQSVELLPGASSALYGANAFNGILFMRSKSAFDHEGISVSIKRGITSQEASGDNAYTDFGIRAAHKFSDKFAAKVNFGYLKGTDWAATSEVDKFDPTRTRANYNYDGINVYGDEVSTNIRSASGLGIVPNVVVSRTGYNESDLTNYNAESIKADWGLYYRPIEGSNLEVSYVGKVGTGSTIYQGTNRYNINGFFQEQHKLEVKNDNFFVRGYVVGDKAGDSYDMVFTGININRSWKSDEQWFGEYIQTYAGIELSGNPTGLTDDQKHAAARAVADTGRYLPGTTEFQSAFDRVIKDPNLATGSQFKDASKYYHADANYNFGHLTDFAEIQLGGSFRRYDLNSSGTIYTDFDGPIGYSEYGVYTQIQKKFDFSDDKSLKLTGSIRYDKSEFFDGFFSPRISAGYSLSRDHNIRASVQTGFRNPTTQDLFIGLDTGRAILIGSASDNLDRYTRSFAVSESGQLDGNPAQVTQTGAAAYGDTYSSQSVETFKVTRNADDLRVANADLVKAEQVTSFEVGYRGKVNKLVVDFSAYYNNYKDFISQEVVDAPYYGVAGDGGSSVDAIRNDDFQRYSAYTNSDVDINSYGASLGLNMKVMGNYNLGGSYTFTKQDFDQEANPDFMSSFNTPEHKFKANFGNDALFENFGFNLAYRFSDDYFWEATFGNGVVPEFHTLDAQISYAVPSIKSSFKLGGTNILGDEYFTAFGTGFIGSMYYLSWTINN; encoded by the coding sequence ATGAAAACAACAATGTATGTATTCTTCCTTTTAGTGGGAACATTGGGATTCTCTCAAACCACAGTAAAAGGAAATGTAGTAGATCAAGATGGGCAACCAATTCCTGGTTCAAATGTAGTAATCGTAGGTAAAACTGTAGGAACAGTAACAGACTTTGATGGCAACTTTGTTCTAGAGACTTCAGAAGTGCCTCCTTTTAAACTAAAAATTTCAAGTATTGGCTATTCAGAAAGCACAGTAAGTATTACAAAAAACAATCAAAATGTATCTGCATCCTTAAATGAATCTCAAACACTTTTAGATGAGATTGTAATTTCAGCTTCTAGAACGCCAGAAAGAATTTTTGAATCTCCAGTAACCGTAGAGCGTTTTGGGATTGAACAAATTAAAAATACTACGGCGGCCGATTTTTACGGGGGTCTTGAAAATTTAAAAGGTGTAGACGTAAATACAAACAGTTTAACCTTTAAATCTGTAAACACAAGGGGTTTTGCAACCTTCGCAAATACCCGTTTTATGCAATTGGTAGATGGAATGGATAATTCTACGCCAGCATTAAATTTTCCTATCGGGAATTTGGTAGGTATGATAGAGACAGATGTTCAGAGTGTAGAATTATTACCAGGGGCTTCTTCTGCGCTTTACGGAGCTAATGCCTTTAATGGGATTCTTTTTATGCGAAGTAAAAGTGCCTTTGATCATGAAGGGATAAGCGTTTCTATTAAGAGAGGAATCACCTCTCAAGAAGCATCAGGAGATAATGCGTATACCGATTTTGGTATTCGTGCAGCACATAAATTTTCAGATAAATTTGCTGCAAAAGTAAATTTCGGGTATTTAAAAGGAACCGATTGGGCCGCTACAAGTGAAGTAGATAAGTTTGATCCTACAAGAACAAGAGCCAATTATAACTATGATGGTATCAATGTGTATGGAGATGAAGTTTCCACAAATATTAGATCGGCTTCTGGTCTTGGTATTGTTCCAAACGTTGTTGTGAGTAGAACAGGGTATAATGAGAGTGATTTAACCAATTACAATGCAGAAAGCATCAAAGCAGATTGGGGTCTCTATTACCGTCCTATAGAAGGTAGCAATCTTGAAGTGTCTTATGTAGGTAAGGTGGGTACAGGATCTACTATATATCAAGGAACCAATAGATATAACATCAATGGATTTTTTCAAGAGCAACATAAATTAGAGGTTAAAAATGATAATTTCTTTGTAAGAGGGTATGTTGTTGGTGATAAAGCGGGAGATTCTTATGATATGGTCTTTACGGGAATTAACATCAACAGATCATGGAAATCAGATGAGCAGTGGTTTGGAGAGTATATTCAAACCTATGCAGGAATAGAACTTAGTGGTAACCCAACAGGGTTAACAGATGATCAAAAACATGCTGCAGCAAGAGCGGTAGCAGATACGGGTCGTTATTTGCCAGGAACTACGGAATTTCAGAGTGCTTTTGATCGGGTTATCAAAGATCCAAACTTAGCTACAGGTTCTCAGTTTAAAGATGCTTCAAAATATTACCACGCAGATGCGAATTATAATTTTGGACATTTAACAGATTTTGCTGAGATTCAATTAGGAGGTTCCTTTAGAAGGTATGATTTAAATTCTTCAGGTACTATTTATACAGATTTTGATGGCCCTATTGGGTATTCAGAATATGGTGTGTATACTCAAATTCAGAAGAAATTTGATTTTTCGGATGATAAGAGTTTAAAATTAACGGGATCTATTCGGTATGACAAATCAGAGTTCTTTGATGGTTTCTTTTCTCCGCGTATTTCTGCAGGGTATAGTTTAAGTAGAGATCATAATATTAGGGCTTCTGTACAAACAGGTTTTAGAAACCCAACAACACAAGATTTATTTATTGGCTTAGATACAGGTAGGGCTATTTTAATAGGATCGGCTTCAGATAACTTAGACCGGTATACGAGAAGTTTTGCCGTTAGTGAAAGTGGTCAATTAGATGGTAATCCTGCACAAGTTACACAAACAGGTGCAGCTGCTTATGGTGATACCTATTCTTCTCAATCGGTAGAAACCTTTAAAGTAACTAGAAATGCAGATGATTTAAGAGTTGCGAATGCAGATTTGGTAAAAGCAGAACAAGTAACTTCTTTTGAAGTTGGTTATAGAGGTAAAGTAAATAAGTTAGTAGTAGATTTTAGTGCCTACTATAATAATTATAAAGACTTTATTTCTCAAGAAGTTGTAGATGCACCTTATTATGGTGTTGCTGGTGATGGTGGTTCTTCTGTTGATGCAATTAGAAATGATGATTTTCAACGGTATAGTGCGTACACAAACTCAGATGTAGATATTAATTCTTATGGAGCTTCATTAGGTTTAAATATGAAGGTGATGGGTAATTATAATTTAGGAGGTAGCTATACGTTTACAAAACAAGATTTTGATCAAGAGGCAAATCCAGATTTCATGTCTAGTTTCAATACTCCTGAGCATAAGTTTAAAGCTAATTTTGGGAATGATGCCTTATTTGAAAATTTTGGTTTCAACCTAGCGTATAGATTTAGTGATGATTATTTCTGGGAGGCTACTTTCGGGAATGGTGTTGTTCCTGAGTTCCATACCTTAGATGCTCAAATAAGCTACGCAGTTCCAAGTATTAAATCTTCTTTTAAATTAGGAGGCACCAATATTCTAGGTGATGAGTACTTCACGGCTTTCGGTACAGGATTTATAGGATCTATGTACTACCTATCTTGGACAATTAATAACTAA